Proteins from one Algicella marina genomic window:
- a CDS encoding alpha/beta fold hydrolase, producing the protein MRFSTSDGLKLYYEDEGSGLPVLCLPGLTRNARDFDDVAPHLDGCRVIRLVSRGRDRSDFDPDPSNYTVTIEARDVVELLDHLQLERVVVLGTSRGGLIAMTLAATAKKRLAGVVLNDIGPRIEPDGLQKIIDYIGVPPKGRDFTEVGAALNAAMGDDFPGISDLRWTMLAERWFEETRDGIALKYDPKLAEVVKEGSSAPAPDLWPLFDMLEGIPLGVIRGENSNLLSASILEEMQLRRPDMASATVPDRGHVPFLDEDESLGVIKKVIEMVDR; encoded by the coding sequence ATGCGATTCTCCACTTCCGACGGCCTCAAACTCTATTACGAAGATGAAGGCAGTGGCTTGCCCGTCCTCTGCCTGCCCGGATTGACGCGTAACGCTCGTGACTTCGACGATGTCGCGCCTCACCTAGATGGCTGCAGAGTCATCCGGCTCGTTAGCCGCGGACGGGACAGGTCCGATTTTGACCCTGACCCTTCAAACTACACAGTTACAATAGAAGCCCGCGACGTCGTAGAGTTGCTGGATCATCTTCAGCTTGAACGTGTCGTTGTCCTCGGGACGTCCCGGGGCGGCTTGATCGCCATGACTCTGGCCGCGACAGCAAAGAAGCGACTTGCTGGCGTTGTCTTGAATGACATTGGACCGAGGATCGAACCCGACGGGCTGCAAAAAATAATAGATTATATTGGCGTTCCGCCGAAAGGTCGCGACTTCACGGAAGTGGGCGCAGCTCTGAATGCGGCGATGGGTGACGACTTTCCCGGAATCAGTGATCTGCGGTGGACAATGCTTGCCGAACGCTGGTTCGAAGAAACCCGCGATGGCATTGCACTCAAGTACGATCCGAAACTTGCGGAAGTGGTGAAAGAAGGCTCGTCCGCGCCTGCCCCCGATCTCTGGCCACTTTTTGATATGCTGGAGGGCATACCACTTGGAGTGATCCGAGGCGAGAACTCCAACCTTCTCAGTGCCAGTATACTGGAAGAAATGCAGCTTCGGCGCCCCGACATGGCATCGGCGACAGTACCTGATCGGGGTCACGTACCTTTCCTTGATGAGGATGAAAGCCTCGGAGTCATCAAAAAAGTTATTGAGATGGTAGATAGATGA